One region of Rhodocaloribacter litoris genomic DNA includes:
- the rsmA gene encoding 16S rRNA (adenine(1518)-N(6)/adenine(1519)-N(6))-dimethyltransferase RsmA, producing the protein MKPRKSLGQNFLTDPNVARKIVGALRAPDGAAVVEIGPGTGALTGLLHERFPDLTALEVDDRAVALLRDRFPGLDVRHADVLATDWAALAREKGRPLYVIGNLPYYITSEILFGLLDARSHLAEAVVMMQLEVAQRLVAVPRTKAYGILSVAVQLAAAPELLFHVSKNVFYPKPDVTSAVVRLDFSQGDAAASGVDPALLRQVIRTAFNQRRKTLRNSLGRWTRDRGLTLPHGWGACRAEELEPGAFVVLARYLQEHA; encoded by the coding sequence ATGAAGCCCCGCAAGTCTCTCGGCCAGAACTTCCTCACCGACCCCAACGTGGCCCGCAAGATCGTGGGGGCGTTGCGGGCGCCGGACGGGGCGGCCGTCGTCGAGATCGGGCCGGGCACCGGGGCGCTGACGGGGCTGCTGCACGAGCGCTTCCCCGACCTGACCGCCCTGGAGGTGGACGACCGCGCCGTGGCCCTCCTGCGCGACCGCTTCCCCGGCCTCGACGTGCGCCACGCCGACGTGCTGGCGACGGACTGGGCCGCCCTCGCCCGCGAGAAGGGACGCCCCCTCTACGTCATCGGCAACCTGCCCTACTACATCACCAGCGAGATCCTCTTCGGCCTGCTCGACGCCCGATCCCACCTGGCCGAGGCCGTCGTCATGATGCAGCTGGAGGTGGCGCAGCGCCTGGTGGCCGTGCCCCGCACCAAAGCCTACGGCATCCTGAGCGTGGCCGTGCAGCTCGCCGCTGCCCCCGAGCTCCTCTTCCACGTCTCTAAAAATGTCTTCTACCCGAAACCGGATGTCACCAGCGCGGTTGTACGGCTGGACTTTTCGCAGGGGGATGCGGCAGCGTCCGGTGTGGACCCGGCCCTGCTTCGCCAGGTGATCCGGACCGCCTTCAACCAGCGCCGGAAGACCCTGCGCAACAGCCTCGGCCGGTGGACACGCGACCGCGGCCTGACGCTCCCCCACGGATGGGGGGCCTGCCGTGCCGAAGAGCTCGAACCCGGGGCGTTCGTCGTGCTGGCCCGCTACCTCCAGGAGCACGCCTGA